From the genome of Phaeodactylum tricornutum CCAP 1055/1 chromosome 13, whole genome shotgun sequence, one region includes:
- a CDS encoding predicted protein — MQTRSNCHTMRSLWTCRPAKLLVLLVLIQLERTHQYLYNGGYENTNATKGNFYSGYQSRRSSSYNSSYYLDMDPCDYSVVQVTQAHVSCDSPYTFYYGNGANRNSPYCDYGDKATFSIGFQVKEDIDQIDDIYMTMAIYDTANNLLASTQPQYLCESYVGSSCTTSGTYSFSIKLKFDYVSANATKFEPVVRMAFSAAKDHGYDLGAVNIDCPDGKTARQSYVAWHSQTKSNGTKDFMFRNGLLLLTGTFLVAMALFLWRQAGEYQNATYQPNFRIPRHLRLID; from the coding sequence ATGCAAACAAGATCAAATTGTCATACCATGCGGAGCCTATGGACCTGCCGCCCAGCAAAGCTACTTGTACTTCTGGTTCTGATCCAGCTAGAAAGGACACATCAATACTTATACAACGGCGGATACGAAAATACCAACGCCACGAAAGGGAATTTCTACAGTGGCTACCAGTCAAGGCGCAGCTCGAGCTACAACTCGTCGTACTATCTGGACATGGACCCTTGCGACTATTCTGTCGTTCAAGTAACGCAAGCACATGTCTCTTGCGATAGTCCGTACACTTTCTACTACGGCAACGGAGCCAACAGAAACTCACCGTATTGCGACTACGGAGACAAAGCAACGTTCTCCATTGGCTTTCAGGTCAAGGAGGATATCGATCAAATCGACGACATATATatgacaatggcaatttATGATACTGCAAACAACCTGCTTGCATCGACGCAACCGCAATACCTTTGCGAATCGTACGTGGGCTCCAGCTGTACTACTTCTGGCACTTACTCATTTTCCATTAAATTGAAGTTTGACTACGTAAGCGCCAACGCAACGAAGTTTGAGCCAGTCGTGCGTATGGCGTTTTCAGCAGCAAAAGACCACGGGTACGATCTAGGCGCTGTGAATATCGACTGCCCTGACGGGAAAACTGCAAGGCAGTCGTACGTTGCCTGGCATTctcaaacaaaaagcaacGGCACGAAAGATTTCATGTTCCGAAATGGCCTTCTTCTTCTGACCGGTACATTTCTCGTAGCTATGGCTCTTTTCCTGTGGCGTCAAGCAGGGGAATATCAAAACGCGACATACCAGCCCAACTTTCGGATACCGAGACATCTTCGGTTGATCGATTGA